From a single Desulfomicrobium apsheronum genomic region:
- the hypB gene encoding hydrogenase nickel incorporation protein HypB, protein MKVDVVRNILEANDAVAADLNAALSARGILTLNLMSSPGSGKTSLLERTLTDLKDEFNMAVIEGDCQTENDARRVAATGARAVQINTAGGCHLDSSMVRDATEKLGVDGVDILVVENVGNLVCPAEFSVGEDFKVTILSVTEGDDKPEKYPFIFAESKVMILNKIDLLPYVNFDVNRASGFARSINKDIEIFALSATTGEGMDAWYDWLRRERAKKKK, encoded by the coding sequence GGAAGCCAATGACGCGGTCGCGGCCGACCTGAACGCAGCGCTCAGCGCTCGCGGCATCCTGACCCTCAACCTGATGAGTTCGCCGGGCTCGGGCAAGACCTCCCTTCTGGAGCGGACGCTCACCGACCTGAAGGACGAGTTCAACATGGCCGTCATCGAAGGCGACTGCCAGACCGAGAACGACGCCCGCCGCGTTGCCGCCACAGGTGCCCGCGCCGTGCAGATCAACACCGCCGGCGGCTGCCACCTCGACAGCTCCATGGTCCGCGACGCCACCGAAAAGCTCGGCGTGGACGGCGTCGACATCCTTGTCGTCGAAAACGTGGGCAACCTGGTCTGCCCCGCGGAATTCAGCGTCGGCGAAGACTTCAAGGTCACCATCCTGAGCGTGACCGAAGGCGACGACAAGCCTGAAAAATATCCTTTCATCTTCGCCGAATCCAAGGTCATGATCCTGAACAAGATCGACCTGCTGCCCTACGTCAACTTCGACGTGAACCGCGCCAGCGGCTTTGCACGCTCCATCAACAAGGACATCGAGATCTTCGCCCTCTCCGCCACCACCGGCGAAGGCATGGACGCCTGGTACGACTGGCTGCGCCGCGAACGGGCCAAGAAGAAAAAGTAA
- the tnpA gene encoding IS66 family insertion sequence element accessory protein TnpA: MKTQFAQNRAARWMAHVQQWRESGLGKTRYCRENGLALSTFRYWITKSRPSSGGESAAIPALVALPFTFASKAPSIGL; this comes from the coding sequence ATGAAAACTCAGTTTGCACAGAATCGCGCGGCTCGCTGGATGGCGCATGTCCAGCAATGGCGGGAGAGTGGCCTCGGTAAGACCCGATACTGCCGCGAAAATGGTTTGGCTTTGAGCACGTTCCGATACTGGATAACAAAGTCCCGACCATCTTCTGGCGGCGAATCCGCCGCAATTCCCGCTCTTGTGGCGCTGCCGTTTACGTTCGCCTCGAAAGCCCCGTCTATTGGCCTCAT